In Anabaena sphaerica FACHB-251, a genomic segment contains:
- a CDS encoding HAS-barrel domain-containing protein, translating into MRLPLPQFAIGDRHPHHIAEVIETTTTEFLAQCLEPEDLSFPAMPPFGSWVCAIDEESGNQIYAVVYHATTMPIDSVHRARALGLSLQTLREEQPQIFAMLRTEFRAAIVGFEQQSQNLSYNQGVYQYLPPRPPQIHQAVYRCQPEAIIRFTEKLDFLRTLLLINGAPVESLAASAIREVYQLRKTDREWLIKAGRHLSVLLKDDYDRLRFILSQIHP; encoded by the coding sequence ATGCGTCTACCTTTACCACAATTTGCTATCGGCGATCGCCATCCTCACCATATTGCGGAGGTAATCGAAACCACAACTACCGAATTTTTGGCACAGTGTCTAGAACCAGAAGACTTGAGTTTTCCTGCTATGCCACCTTTTGGCAGTTGGGTTTGTGCTATAGATGAAGAGTCTGGTAATCAAATCTATGCTGTGGTGTATCATGCCACGACTATGCCTATAGATTCTGTACACCGGGCTAGGGCTTTGGGGTTGTCCTTGCAAACCCTGCGCGAGGAACAACCCCAGATATTTGCTATGCTCAGAACTGAATTTCGGGCTGCAATTGTCGGATTTGAGCAGCAGTCACAAAATCTCAGTTATAACCAAGGAGTGTATCAGTATCTCCCACCACGCCCGCCCCAAATTCATCAGGCAGTTTATCGCTGTCAACCAGAAGCGATCATCAGGTTCACCGAAAAACTAGATTTTTTACGGACACTACTTTTGATTAATGGTGCGCCCGTAGAATCTTTGGCTGCATCTGCTATTCGCGAAGTTTACCAGTTACGCAAAACTGACAGAGAATGGCTGATTAAAGCTGGTCGGCATCTCAGTGTCCTGCTAAAAGATGATTATGATCGTCTGCGTTTTATTTTGAGTCAAATACACCCATAG
- a CDS encoding cation:proton antiporter, producing the protein MIPLVLKFLTLDPTSQVLGKEPIVPLAILLLVILVIPILFERLRLPALVGLVCSGVVLGPSGWRLFEPETPIITFLSNIGLVYLMFITGLEFNIQLFRQQQSRSLVFGAFSFSIPLILGTLGGRFLDFGWHSSILMGCLLASHSLVAYPIISRLGVVNNKAVTMTMGATIFTDIGTLLILTVSIASFHGGAFSFAQLGTIVGWVIIYFLIVLVGFDWASKEFFRQSGDDEGNKFLCVLMSVFLSLVIAQLMGLEKIVGFFLAGLAVNEAIGEGPIKEKLVLIGSALFIPIFFIDLGLTIDLPAFFNGYSTIKLLLLIFVSLMSSKFMASVLAKLVYRYSWQETLTIWSLSIPLVGTTLAVALGGYRSGLLPVEVLNSVIILVVITATLGPWLTSLMAGGAVGLTCSSVVAAPIINLSEQPIESAHSNFTIVVPVQNPQTQKYLIEMAALLACQSQGKVLPLAIAHATAQMDAPQLDVAWQRSEKLLAKATEQSRILGAKAEPLLRIDDAFAPGICRAAREQKANLILMGWGKRTGLRARLLGNVIDNVFWAAHCPVAVARLVESPKRIQRILVPIENLITPTLTPVEFAQTLADANQSQITVLNICDRRTSSSQIAARRSHLSQLVSKLAVPNPPEIQIITHENAAQAILQAARLYDLVVLPFIRNRTSPGGLAIGDVTTELARQLTCSIIILGEPQQNHKLVLSKIAEVRSQESGVRSKTLL; encoded by the coding sequence ATGATACCACTTGTATTAAAATTTCTGACTTTAGACCCAACCTCCCAAGTTCTCGGAAAGGAACCAATTGTTCCCTTGGCTATTTTACTTTTAGTCATTCTTGTTATACCTATCCTTTTTGAACGGCTAAGACTTCCAGCATTAGTGGGTCTGGTTTGCTCTGGAGTGGTACTTGGTCCATCTGGTTGGCGCTTATTCGAGCCAGAAACGCCTATAATTACTTTCCTATCAAACATTGGGTTAGTTTATCTAATGTTTATAACCGGATTAGAATTTAATATCCAACTTTTCCGTCAACAGCAAAGTCGTTCCTTGGTATTTGGTGCTTTCAGTTTCAGTATACCCCTGATACTAGGAACATTAGGAGGACGATTTTTGGACTTTGGTTGGCATAGTTCAATTTTAATGGGGTGCTTACTAGCCTCTCACTCCCTGGTGGCATATCCGATTATCAGTCGTTTGGGAGTAGTAAATAATAAGGCTGTTACTATGACAATGGGAGCCACTATTTTTACAGATATTGGCACACTGTTAATATTAACTGTTTCTATAGCCAGCTTTCATGGTGGAGCATTCAGCTTTGCTCAACTAGGGACTATCGTAGGCTGGGTAATAATATACTTCTTGATAGTTTTAGTCGGTTTTGATTGGGCCAGCAAAGAATTTTTCCGCCAATCTGGGGACGATGAGGGTAATAAGTTTTTATGTGTGTTGATGTCTGTATTTTTGTCCCTTGTCATTGCTCAATTGATGGGTTTAGAAAAAATTGTAGGCTTTTTCTTGGCGGGTTTGGCGGTAAATGAAGCTATAGGCGAAGGACCGATTAAAGAAAAATTAGTATTGATTGGTAGTGCGCTATTTATTCCCATTTTCTTTATTGATCTGGGCTTAACTATTGATTTACCTGCCTTCTTTAATGGATACAGCACAATCAAGTTATTATTATTAATTTTTGTCAGCTTGATGTCCAGCAAATTTATGGCATCTGTGTTGGCAAAGCTGGTTTACCGCTATAGCTGGCAAGAAACACTAACTATTTGGTCGCTATCTATTCCCTTGGTAGGTACGACATTAGCGGTGGCCTTAGGGGGATACCGATCTGGGTTACTGCCAGTAGAGGTATTAAACAGTGTCATTATCTTAGTGGTGATTACAGCGACTTTGGGACCCTGGCTGACAAGTTTAATGGCTGGAGGTGCTGTGGGTTTGACTTGTTCATCAGTGGTAGCAGCACCAATAATTAATTTGTCTGAGCAGCCGATAGAATCAGCACACAGTAATTTTACCATAGTCGTACCTGTCCAAAATCCCCAAACTCAAAAATATTTGATTGAAATGGCGGCATTATTAGCCTGTCAATCCCAGGGAAAAGTTTTACCATTAGCGATCGCTCATGCTACGGCTCAAATGGATGCGCCCCAGTTAGATGTTGCTTGGCAGCGCAGTGAAAAGTTATTGGCAAAAGCCACAGAACAAAGTCGGATATTGGGCGCTAAAGCAGAACCATTACTGAGAATTGATGATGCTTTTGCTCCAGGAATCTGTAGGGCGGCTCGTGAACAAAAGGCGAATTTGATTCTCATGGGTTGGGGTAAACGTACTGGTTTGAGAGCGCGTTTATTAGGTAATGTGATTGATAACGTGTTTTGGGCTGCCCATTGTCCAGTAGCTGTGGCACGTCTGGTAGAATCACCAAAAAGAATTCAGCGCATCCTCGTGCCGATAGAAAACTTAATCACGCCAACACTAACGCCTGTAGAATTTGCTCAGACCTTGGCAGATGCCAATCAAAGCCAAATTACTGTGTTAAATATTTGTGATCGCCGTACCAGTTCTAGTCAAATTGCTGCTAGGCGATCGCATCTCTCCCAATTAGTATCTAAATTGGCTGTGCCAAATCCACCGGAAATTCAAATTATCACTCATGAAAATGCTGCTCAAGCGATTTTACAAGCTGCAAGATTGTATGATTTAGTAGTATTGCCTTTTATCCGCAATCGTACTAGTCCTGGAGGATTAGCCATTGGTGATGTCACAACCGAATTAGCTAGGCAACTCACTTGCTCAATTATCATTCTTGGAGAGCCACAACAGAATCACAAACTCGTTTTGTCAAAAATAGCAGAAGTCAGGAGTCAGGAGTCAGGAGTCAGGAGTAAAACCCTTTTGTAG
- a CDS encoding UDP-glucuronic acid decarboxylase family protein — translation MRILVTGGAGFIGSHLIDRLMADGQEVICLDNFYTGHKRNILKWLNNPYFEMIRHDITEPIRLEVDQIYHLACPASPVHYQYNPIKTVKTNVMGTLNMLGLAKRVKARFLLASTSEVYGDPEVHPQTEEYRGSVNTIGIRSCYDEGKRIAETLAFDYYRENKVDIRVARIFNTYGPRMLENDGRVVSNLVVQALQGIPLTVYGEGTQTRSFCYVSDLVEGLMRLMNGDYIGPVNLGNPDEYTILELAQTVQNMVNPDAEIKFEPLPSDDPRRRRPDITKAKTWLNWEPTIPLQEGLKLTVEDFRKRIKTND, via the coding sequence ATGAGAATTTTGGTGACTGGCGGTGCTGGGTTTATTGGTTCCCATCTGATCGACCGACTAATGGCTGATGGACAAGAAGTCATATGCTTAGATAACTTTTATACAGGACATAAGCGTAATATACTCAAATGGTTAAATAACCCTTATTTTGAGATGATCCGCCATGATATCACCGAGCCAATTCGGTTAGAAGTGGATCAAATCTATCATTTGGCTTGTCCCGCATCTCCTGTACATTACCAGTACAACCCCATAAAAACAGTTAAAACTAACGTGATGGGAACACTGAATATGTTGGGATTGGCTAAACGGGTAAAAGCTAGATTTTTGTTGGCTTCTACCAGTGAAGTCTACGGAGATCCAGAAGTCCATCCCCAAACAGAAGAGTATCGAGGTAGCGTCAATACCATTGGTATCCGTTCTTGCTATGACGAAGGTAAAAGAATTGCGGAAACTTTGGCATTTGACTACTATCGAGAAAATAAAGTCGATATTCGGGTAGCCAGAATATTTAACACCTATGGTCCACGGATGTTAGAAAACGATGGTCGGGTCGTCAGTAACCTTGTTGTGCAAGCATTACAGGGTATTCCTTTAACTGTCTACGGTGAAGGTACACAAACTCGTAGCTTTTGCTATGTATCTGACTTAGTTGAAGGTCTCATGAGGCTAATGAATGGTGATTACATCGGACCTGTGAATCTGGGTAATCCTGATGAATACACCATTTTAGAACTGGCGCAGACTGTACAAAACATGGTAAATCCAGATGCAGAAATTAAGTTTGAACCCCTACCTTCAGATGATCCCCGTCGTCGTCGTCCTGATATCACCAAGGCCAAAACTTGGTTAAATTGGGAACCTACCATTCCTTTGCAAGAAGGGTTAAAACTGACAGTAGAAGATTTTCGTAAACGTATCAAAACTAATGATTAG
- a CDS encoding UDP-glucose dehydrogenase family protein, protein MRVCVIGTGYVGLVTGACLAHIGHDVICIDNNEEKVKLMKSGQSPIFEPGLSEIMQSAINSGNIQFSSDLAAGVAHGEILFIAVGTPPLPNGESDTRYVEAVARGIGANLNGGYKVIVNKSTVPIGSGDWVRMIVLDGIAERQKTLISAGGSSVEEKLPEIAAQFDVVSNPEFLREGSAMYDTFNPDRIVLGGNSQQAIGMMKELYTPIVERKFAADTSLPPVPVLVTDLSSAEMIKYAANAFLATKISFINEVANICDRVGADVTQVAKGIGLDSRIGNKFLQAGIGWGGSCFPKDVSALIHTADDYGYEAQLMKAAVSVNERQRLIALEKLQQALKILKGKTVGLLGLTFKPDTDDLRDAPALNLIEQLNRLGAKVKAYDPIISQTGMRHGLSGVLVETDAERLADGCDALVLVTEWQQFSTLDYAKMAKLMNHPVMIDGRNFLNPEAMVRAGFQYIGVGR, encoded by the coding sequence ATGCGTGTTTGTGTAATCGGGACTGGTTATGTAGGTTTAGTGACAGGTGCTTGTTTGGCTCATATCGGCCATGATGTCATTTGCATAGATAACAACGAAGAGAAAGTAAAATTAATGAAATCAGGGCAGTCGCCAATTTTCGAGCCTGGACTCTCGGAAATTATGCAATCTGCCATTAATAGTGGAAATATTCAATTTTCTTCGGATCTGGCTGCGGGTGTTGCTCACGGAGAAATTTTGTTTATTGCTGTGGGAACTCCTCCATTACCTAATGGTGAAAGTGATACCCGTTATGTAGAAGCTGTAGCTCGTGGTATTGGAGCTAATCTCAATGGCGGTTATAAAGTAATTGTTAATAAATCTACTGTACCCATCGGTTCTGGTGATTGGGTGCGGATGATTGTGTTAGATGGCATTGCTGAACGCCAGAAAACATTGATATCCGCAGGTGGTTCATCTGTTGAGGAGAAATTACCTGAGATTGCTGCTCAGTTTGATGTTGTGAGTAATCCAGAGTTTCTGCGGGAAGGTTCGGCTATGTACGACACCTTTAATCCTGATCGGATTGTTTTGGGGGGGAATAGTCAACAAGCTATCGGGATGATGAAGGAACTCTATACCCCCATTGTGGAACGCAAATTTGCTGCTGATACATCTTTACCTCCTGTACCGGTGTTGGTGACAGACTTGAGTTCAGCAGAGATGATCAAATATGCCGCGAATGCCTTTTTGGCAACCAAGATTAGTTTTATTAACGAAGTGGCGAATATTTGCGATCGCGTCGGTGCAGATGTTACCCAGGTAGCAAAAGGTATCGGTTTAGATTCCCGCATTGGTAACAAGTTCTTACAAGCCGGTATTGGTTGGGGTGGTTCTTGCTTCCCCAAAGATGTCTCCGCACTCATTCACACAGCCGATGATTATGGCTATGAAGCCCAACTCATGAAAGCCGCAGTGAGTGTCAATGAACGCCAACGTTTAATTGCTTTGGAAAAACTCCAACAGGCTCTGAAAATCCTGAAAGGTAAAACTGTTGGACTACTCGGCTTGACCTTCAAACCAGATACGGATGATTTGCGCGATGCTCCAGCATTGAACCTAATTGAGCAACTCAACCGACTGGGTGCTAAAGTCAAAGCTTATGACCCAATTATTTCCCAAACTGGTATGCGCCATGGTCTTTCTGGAGTATTGGTAGAAACGGATGCCGAAAGACTTGCTGATGGCTGTGATGCTTTGGTACTTGTTACTGAATGGCAACAGTTCAGCACGTTGGACTATGCAAAAATGGCAAAGTTGATGAACCACCCTGTGATGATTGATGGTCGTAACTTTTTAAACCCTGAAGCCATGGTCAGGGCTGGATTCCAATATATAGGTGTTGGCAGATAA
- a CDS encoding DUF2993 domain-containing protein has protein sequence MLGGLTGLTDPKGSDWGERMLNTVASQTIRHLFSMSESVEVFVRCYPSSKLLQGSIDSFKMNGRGLVIRKDFAVEEMSFETDAVAIDFGSVLSGKLSLKQPTQAVAQVILSEAGINQAFGAELVKKRLLNLSEPALTEISGGELVSFTAVQIQLLPGNRLHLVATADLNNGELIPLSMTLGIGIEKRRRVSFKDPRIELEQVPEAQREISQNLSIALVGILDNMVDLDRFDLDGVKMRLNRLETEGQRLIFSGYAEIERIPKSG, from the coding sequence ATGTTAGGCGGACTTACTGGTTTAACCGATCCCAAAGGCAGCGATTGGGGAGAGCGGATGCTCAACACAGTCGCGAGCCAAACGATTCGCCACCTGTTTAGCATGAGCGAGTCAGTAGAAGTCTTTGTGCGCTGCTATCCCTCCAGCAAACTGTTGCAAGGCAGCATTGATAGCTTTAAAATGAACGGTCGTGGCTTAGTAATCCGCAAAGACTTCGCAGTAGAGGAAATGTCTTTTGAAACCGATGCGGTGGCCATTGACTTTGGCTCAGTTTTGAGTGGAAAACTTAGCCTCAAGCAACCCACCCAAGCGGTAGCACAAGTAATATTATCAGAAGCAGGTATTAATCAAGCTTTTGGTGCAGAATTGGTTAAAAAGCGGCTGCTCAACCTTTCTGAACCAGCTTTAACAGAAATATCTGGTGGGGAACTAGTTTCCTTTACCGCAGTTCAAATACAGTTATTGCCGGGAAATCGCTTGCATCTTGTGGCTACAGCCGATCTAAACAACGGTGAACTCATACCTCTGAGTATGACTCTTGGTATAGGTATTGAAAAACGGCGACGGGTTTCTTTCAAAGATCCAAGAATTGAACTTGAGCAAGTACCAGAAGCACAACGCGAAATTTCCCAAAATTTAAGCATTGCACTGGTGGGAATTTTGGACAATATGGTCGATTTAGACCGCTTTGACCTGGATGGCGTAAAAATGCGACTTAATCGTTTAGAAACAGAAGGTCAAAGATTGATTTTTAGTGGATATGCAGAAATAGAAAGAATTCCTAAAAGCGGTTAA
- a CDS encoding GumC family protein, whose amino-acid sequence MNNQNSTRISTPNENGRVIITPEFVPSQNFPSFSTEDEDGNLKDFLAVLQRRALVILGVVSVVMSTVIYSTLKEETIYQGNFHILVEPVNSDSRLGQIPLPDYSINNANLDYDSQIQVLRSQELMKDVLPYLQSSYPDITYNSLLKNLTIRRLGSTKIIEISYKNQDRKRIELVLNTLSKFYLKYSLEKRKTKLNQGVEFVDKQLPPIKNRVAQLQQQLQIFRQRYNFVDPENQSTNVGKQLQKLEEERLEIDQQLATARATYVSLSTPEGQQATLNEAPIYSQLISQLRQLEAQLSAELVRFQPDSPSIAVLEDKRENLLPLIEDEQRRYVGLKLAEATSLIQKLEVQSQELARVEQQTKSKFQQLPILARQYSEIQRNLQMANESYNRFLSAREDLVIQVAQTELPWELIQAPNQGEAPILPNIPRNLLMGLFSSLAAGIGIAFLLEKLDNTYHTVASLKEKIKLPFLGTLPTDKTITGYQSPYRNLIGSESESRKISPGNGWLSNLFRRQIRGDSYYGNSYYGQGLFWESLQVLYANIQMLNSDQPIRSLTLSSTMPGDGKTTVSFHLAQIAAALGKRVLLVDGDLRRAQVHRISGLRNFSGLSNVLTSNIPVEQVIQQLPDMNLLSVITAGPPPPDPARLLSSEKMKQLIEYFNENFDLVIYDAPPMLGLVDARLLATQTDGMLLVVRIDKTDKSALMQLQDSLRNSPINVLGVIANGDKQKATSYHYYHSPGKEARPF is encoded by the coding sequence ATGAACAATCAGAATTCTACTAGAATCTCAACTCCTAATGAAAATGGCAGGGTTATTATTACACCTGAATTCGTGCCATCTCAGAATTTTCCATCATTTTCAACAGAGGATGAGGATGGGAATCTAAAAGACTTCTTGGCTGTTCTCCAGCGGCGAGCATTAGTTATACTAGGGGTTGTATCTGTAGTGATGTCTACTGTTATTTATTCGACACTCAAAGAAGAAACTATTTATCAAGGCAATTTTCATATTTTAGTCGAACCTGTTAATAGTGACAGTCGTTTAGGACAAATACCACTGCCAGATTATAGCATTAATAATGCTAATCTAGATTACGACAGTCAAATTCAGGTTCTCAGAAGTCAGGAACTGATGAAAGATGTTCTGCCATATTTACAATCTTCCTACCCGGATATCACCTATAATTCCCTACTCAAAAATTTAACTATTCGTCGTTTAGGTTCAACTAAGATTATAGAAATAAGCTATAAAAACCAAGATCGCAAAAGAATTGAATTAGTATTAAATACACTATCAAAATTTTATTTAAAATACAGCTTGGAAAAACGTAAAACCAAGTTAAATCAGGGAGTAGAGTTCGTAGATAAACAATTACCTCCTATCAAAAATAGGGTAGCTCAATTGCAACAGCAACTGCAGATCTTTCGACAAAGATACAATTTTGTTGATCCAGAAAACCAGTCTACTAATGTAGGGAAACAACTCCAAAAATTAGAAGAGGAACGACTGGAAATTGATCAGCAGTTAGCAACAGCAAGAGCTACTTATGTCAGCCTATCAACACCAGAAGGACAACAGGCCACATTAAATGAAGCGCCTATATATAGTCAATTAATATCTCAACTGCGGCAACTAGAAGCCCAGCTATCTGCTGAATTAGTGCGATTTCAACCAGATAGCCCATCTATAGCAGTATTAGAAGATAAAAGGGAAAACCTTTTGCCTCTAATCGAAGATGAGCAAAGGCGGTATGTAGGTTTAAAATTGGCTGAAGCAACTAGTTTAATTCAGAAACTAGAGGTACAAAGCCAAGAACTGGCTAGAGTAGAACAGCAAACAAAGAGCAAATTTCAGCAATTACCAATCTTAGCTAGACAATACAGCGAAATTCAGCGTAATTTACAGATGGCGAATGAGAGTTACAATCGGTTTTTATCTGCCCGTGAAGACCTTGTAATTCAAGTAGCCCAAACAGAACTACCTTGGGAATTAATCCAAGCACCAAATCAAGGTGAAGCCCCTATATTGCCAAATATACCCCGGAATTTATTGATGGGATTGTTCAGCAGTTTAGCCGCAGGTATTGGTATAGCCTTCCTATTAGAAAAACTGGACAATACATATCATACTGTTGCCAGTCTGAAGGAAAAAATCAAACTACCTTTCTTGGGAACTCTTCCCACCGACAAGACCATCACAGGTTATCAATCTCCTTACCGCAATCTCATCGGTTCAGAATCTGAATCACGGAAAATTTCTCCAGGGAATGGTTGGTTGTCTAATCTGTTCCGTCGTCAGATTAGGGGTGATAGCTATTATGGTAATAGCTATTATGGACAAGGGTTATTTTGGGAATCTTTACAGGTTCTTTATGCGAATATTCAGATGCTCAATTCTGATCAACCGATTCGCTCTTTAACTCTTTCTTCCACTATGCCAGGAGATGGAAAAACTACTGTTTCGTTCCATCTAGCCCAAATAGCAGCTGCCTTGGGGAAAAGAGTATTGCTTGTGGATGGTGATTTGCGTCGCGCCCAGGTTCACAGAATATCTGGTTTGAGAAATTTCTCCGGTTTAAGTAATGTCTTAACATCGAATATTCCAGTTGAGCAGGTGATTCAACAATTACCTGATATGAATTTATTATCTGTGATTACCGCTGGACCTCCCCCACCAGACCCGGCGAGATTGCTTTCATCAGAGAAGATGAAGCAACTGATAGAATATTTTAATGAAAATTTCGATTTGGTGATTTATGATGCTCCTCCCATGCTGGGGTTAGTGGATGCCAGACTTCTAGCGACCCAAACTGATGGTATGCTGCTCGTGGTAAGGATAGACAAAACAGACAAGTCGGCGCTGATGCAGCTTCAGGATAGCCTGAGAAACTCTCCTATCAATGTCTTAGGTGTAATTGCTAACGGGGATAAGCAAAAAGCTACTAGTTACCATTACTACCATAGTCCTGGTAAGGAAGCTAGACCATTCTAA